The genomic stretch CAAGATTAATGAACTCCGACCAAGAACACCATGTACTTGTGCTGCTACCAATGATAGTCTTGAGCTACAGAATCTTGAGCACGTTCTACAGTTTCTTACGGGATTGAATGAGTACTACCGTGCCATTCATTCTCAGGTACTCCTTATTGATCCATTACCCTATATTTCTAAAGTTTTCTATACCATTATGCAAGAATAGAGACAGAGAAAAATAAGGCCCTCAGCTACAACAAGTCTCATTGTTGCATCCACTTCCACTGCCCAATCTTCCAACCCACCATCACTTCCGTCATCACGGACAAAGAAGATGCGGCTTACTTGCTCTCACTGTCAAAAGTCGGGACATCTAAAAGAAAAATGCTACTTCATCCATGGCTTTCCCCATGGATATGGCACCAGAAATGTCAACAATAAGCCTACTGTCAATCAAGCTACTGCTTGTACTTCATCTTCTCAGGATATAGAACCTCATTGCTCTGCTCAGCACTCAGCTCCAACAAGCATCTTCATCCAACACAGAGACACAACCTGTGATCTCTAATTTCTCTAGTAACTTTGTATCTCTTTCTCGTGACTATTGGGTTATTGAAAGTGGTGCTACGCACCATGTTTGTTGAAATTTGCAATTTTTTACATATTTTTCTAACCGCACAATAACTCATTACCTCACTTTGCCAAATGGTTTGAGAGTACAAGTGTGTAAATTTTGTACTgtgaaaataaccaaaaatctgACCTTGTTCAATGTCTTATGTGTCTCAGATTTTCAATTAAACTTGCTATCAGTACATGCCTTGTTATACACTCACAATCACACTCTTTCTTTTTCTCAAACTCACTGTCTCATACAGGACACAACTCAGAACAAGATGCTTGTGATTGCTAAGCGCATAGGACAGTTATACTTGCTGCAACAAGACAAGAATATTTTACCCTTTTGTTCTTATGTAAATTCTAAGTAATCTTGTAATACTGTCCACACTTGGCATACATGGTTAGGACACCCCTCTATGAAAGTTACCAAAAAATTGATTAAAGTTTTACATTTTTCAGCTTCTTCAAATAATAATGTTCATTGTCATGTATGTCATTTAGCCAAACAAAAGAAGTTTCCATTTGATTCTCATAATAATATGGCTCCTAATAC from Humulus lupulus chromosome 5, drHumLupu1.1, whole genome shotgun sequence encodes the following:
- the LOC133779251 gene encoding uncharacterized protein LOC133779251 → MWTELNTKFNQGNGLHIFDLRTSPISLHQGDDSVRTYFTKLKAIWDKINELRPRTPCTCAATNDSLELQNLEHVLQFLTGLNEYYRAIHSQRQRKIRPSATTSLIVASTSTAQSSNPPSLPSSRTKKMRLTCSHCQKSGHLKEKCYFIHGFPHGYGTRNVNNKPTVNQATACTSSSQDIEPHCSAQHSAPTSIFIQHRDTTCDL